The following is a genomic window from Acidobacteriota bacterium.
GCTGGCAATGCCGGAATGCGGAAGGAACCATCCAACCCGCTGGTGGCCGTCCGACTGTAGCCCGTTTCTGTGCTATTGGCGGTAATTGAGGCATTCTGCAGTACCGCCCCAGTACTGTCTCTTACGACACCAAGAATCACACCGACTGGCAACTGTGCCCAGGATGGCGAAGAATTACCAATGATGAGGAACGAAAAAATTAAAGACAGTGTTGTGGCCAGCAGGACCAATCTGAAAGATCTGCGAAGCGGGTTCATAGCCTTCTCCCTATGGAAATTGCCAAATGTACAGCCGAAGGACCGCAAATCACACGCGGCACGCGGGCAGTTTACTCCTGAATAGGTGTAGATCACAAGAACAAATAAGGCGAGTTTTCCCATCCGACCGCGACACGGCTGATGACTCCGCCACTCGAATCCTTGACCACACCCAGGATGGTTCCGGTTGGCTGCTGTGCGGAAACCGATCCTGCCACAGCCCAAGCGGCCGCCAACGGTAAAATCAGATAACCGCAGGTAATCTTGATGTAGATACTCTCGAAGATGGACTTCGTGCCCCCCTTGTCCATCAAGCCGGCGGGGCACTCCGCTCTGGGTACCTCGGAAAGAAATGCCTTCAGGGATTTCACCACGGCCGCGAGGTCGCTGGTGGGTAAATCGTCTTTCCTAATTTGTCTGGATCACTTAGAAATTAACCATGTCTCCACCGCTGATTCCCTGTAGGCCTTGGGGACCAATCGGAGTGCGGCCAAGTTCTTTGGCGAACTCTTCCTTGAGCATCATAATTTTTCCACCCATAACCGTCATTAGTGGATAGATTGTGCCGATCTGATCTTCGGGAATGGTCATGTAATCGGCGTTCAGGACGATGTAATCAGCAAACTTGCCCGGCTCAAGCGAACCGAGCTTGTCTTCCCGCAAGACGGCCCAAGCTGCCCAAGACGTCATCATTTTAAGTGCGGCATTGCGATCAATGGCTTCTTTGGCGTTGACCACCACGCCCTTCTCCGTTTTGCGCGTGATGAATCTTTGGGCGCCAATGAAGAAGTTCTGGGTACTTTCAGAGGTAATTCTTACACCTGCCTGGAGAGCTGTTCGAACGGGAGCAATCTGTCGGATGTAGAGTTCGGGATACTTCCCATCACCCATCCAGCGTTCAGCGTTGATGTCATTTCCCGCGCAGCTCTTAAACATTCCTAATTTGGCCATTCGCGGCAACTGGTCGGGCGAGGGGCTGAACTGGCAATGATCGGTTCCCAGCCGTAATGAGCGAACCCATTCCAACGTGATCCCAGAATTTTCCTTCATAGCAGCCTCCACCGCATCCATGAAGAAATTAATGCCTTGCTCACCCTCCGCGTGGGTAGTGCTTACGCGCTGGTAATTCTCGATGGCTGTCTTGGTCGTTTCATACATGCGCGAGCCGGGAGCATTCTGGCAGAATCCCAACTCCTTGAGGCGCTTGGGGGCCTCGGCGTTGGTGCAAGTGCGGGGCAGAACAGAGTCAATCGCTCCAAGGCTCACGCCGAGATTCCAGAAGTAGTCGCCACCCATTCCGGTCCAGTCTCCCATCTTGCGGTAGAACAGCGCCGAATCCGGAAATCCAGCGGCCAGGCCCTCCCAATGATAGAAGGCCATCCGCACGGGACTGCGACCCTGCTGCTGCAAGAGTTTGAACGCGTCCTGGAAGTACTCTCCCATTAGATGCGAGGTGTATGTCGTAACGCCCGTAGCAGTTTTCTGAATTAGCCCTTCTTCCAATGCTTGGGCGAGTTGCGGCAGCTTGTTCTTGAAATAAACATCGCTGGCCATCATGCGTCCGTACTGCGTGGCGGTCTCGCGTACGCGACCTTGCTCGTCCATGTTGAGCCCTTGCTTTGTCGATCGCCCATACTGCTTGTCCAGTGCTTTGACGAAGGCGTCATTCACAATCATGGCGGGAAGATTGTAGAGTTGGATTGGATGGTTGGGCGCCAACGCGTCAAGCTTGGCTTTGGGGTATCCGCCTTCGTATAGCCATGTCGCCATGAAATTCAACTCACGCTCAAGAGCCGTCGCGGTGGGACTTGGCGGAGGATTATTCACTGTAATCAAGGCATAAGTTCCCGGAGCGGTGTTTTTTACATGCGACTGGATCGCTGCGGTAATAGAGCCCGCGATCTCCGCATTGTTCTTGCCCGCCGAAATGTTGTACATTTTCACGAGCGTTTGCGTTGGATCGGGATGCGTATCCTGCCATTTGTTGGCGACGTTGCCATGGGCATGGTCATGTGTATCAATGATGCTCGGCATCACCATCCGGCCCTTCACGTCGATCTTTTCAGTCTTGGGTCCGGCCATAGCCAGAATCTGGGCATTAGTTCCCACGGCCATTACCCGATGGTCTCTGACAGCCATGGCTTCCGTGATCTTCCCCACGGAGGTATTGATGCCGACTGATGCGTCGTCCATGGTAACCAGCTTGGCATTGTAGACAATCGTGTCAGGGTAGAAAATAATCGACGCAGGAATGTTGTTCATGATTTCCTGGCCCATGCCCAGTACGGAATACAAGGTGAGCACGGCACCGACGGTCATTGCATGGGTTCTCAGAT
Proteins encoded in this region:
- a CDS encoding carboxypeptidase regulatory-like domain-containing protein → MGKLALFVLVIYTYSGVNCPRAACDLRSFGCTFGNFHREKAMNPLRRSFRLVLLATTLSLIFSFLIIGNSSPSWAQLPVGVILGVVRDSTGAVLQNASITANSTETGYSRTATSGLDGSFRIPALPAGSYEVRVSAAGFQTGLHRGMSLAVGQEAVINFSLVVGAIEQTVEVVSEAPLVNTTSGSVGGLVDERSIEELPLNGRNYLDLTLLQVGVQEHKNIGTAFPGT